From a region of the Candidatus Binatia bacterium genome:
- a CDS encoding slipin family protein, whose amino-acid sequence MIGYPVLILVILGILLLTSAIKVLREYERAVVFRLGRAVGAKGPGLIFLIPIVDKMVRIPLRTVAMDVPPQDVITRDNVTVKVNAVIYFRVLDANRAVLEVENYLYATSQIAQTTLRSSLGESDLDQLLSNRDEINLKLQQVIDRHTEPWGIKVSTVEVKNVDLPQEMQRAIARQAEAERERRAKVINAEGELQASQKLMEAARVIAQEPIALQLRYLQTLAEIATENNSTTVFPIPIDLFEPILKARAAALTAGPRT is encoded by the coding sequence ATGATCGGTTACCCGGTGTTGATCCTCGTCATCCTGGGAATCCTCCTCCTCACCAGCGCGATCAAGGTGCTGCGGGAATACGAGCGCGCCGTGGTCTTCCGCCTGGGGCGCGCCGTCGGCGCCAAGGGACCGGGCCTCATCTTCCTCATCCCGATCGTGGACAAGATGGTGCGGATCCCGCTCCGGACGGTGGCGATGGACGTGCCGCCGCAGGATGTGATCACGCGCGACAACGTGACGGTCAAGGTGAACGCGGTGATCTACTTCCGCGTGCTCGACGCCAACCGCGCCGTGCTCGAGGTGGAGAACTACCTCTACGCCACGTCGCAGATCGCCCAGACCACGCTCCGGAGCTCGCTGGGCGAGTCGGACCTGGACCAGCTCCTCTCCAATCGCGACGAGATCAACCTCAAGCTGCAGCAAGTGATCGACCGCCACACCGAGCCGTGGGGGATCAAGGTCAGCACCGTCGAGGTGAAGAACGTCGACCTGCCCCAGGAAATGCAGCGCGCCATCGCGCGCCAGGCCGAGGCCGAGCGCGAGCGCCGCGCCAAGGTGATCAACGCCGAGGGCGAGCTCCAGGCGTCCCAGAAGCTGATGGAGGCGGCGCGCGTCATCGCGCAGGAGCCGATCGCGCTTCAGCTCCGCTATCTCCAGACGCTCGCGGAGATCGCGACCGAGAACAATTCGACCACGG